One genomic window of Cricetulus griseus strain 17A/GY chromosome 3, alternate assembly CriGri-PICRH-1.0, whole genome shotgun sequence includes the following:
- the LOC100774487 gene encoding calcitonin gene-related peptide 2, translating to MGFWKFFPFLALSSVWILCLASSSQAAPFRSALESSLDPATLSEQEKRLLLVALMQNYYEQARKLEQEEQEAEGSSSGSKQLGNDQINTSETMLEPMFLTLASITGQKRSCNTATCVTHRLAGFLSRSGGVAKDNFVPTNVGSNAYGRRRRDLHA from the exons ATGGGCTTCTGGAAGTTCTTTCCCTTTCTGGCTCTCAGCAGCGTATGGATCCTGTGCCTGGCCAGCAGCAGCCAGGCAGCCCCTTTCAG GTCAGCCTTGGAGAGCAGCCTAGACCCGGCTACCCTCAGCGAACAGGAAAAGCGCCTCCTGCTGGTTGCACTGATGCAGAACTACTATGAGCAGGccaggaagctggagcaggaggagcaggaggctgaGGGCTCCAG CTCTGGCAGCAAGCAGCTTGGTAATGATCAGATAAACACTTCTGAGACGATGCTGGAACCGATGTTCTTAACTTTAGCAAg CATCACTGGCCAGAAGAGATCCTGCAACACTGCCACTTGTGTGACCCATCGACTAGCAGGCTTTCTGAGCAGATCAGGAGGTGTGGCGAAGGACAACTTTGTGCCCACCAATGTGGGCTCCAACGCCTATGGCCGGCGCCGCAGGGACCTTCATGCCTGA